TGTTGCGGGTGCGTGCACAGTTGCCACGATCTTCTTCGAGATGATCCAGGAATCGGGTCATGAAGGAGGCATCCAGATCCTCGAGTTGGAGGTCCGAAGGCGCCTTGTTCAAGGACTGTTGAGCGAATCTCAGGAGCAGGCGAAAGGCGTCGCGATAGCTGGCGATGGTATTCGGACTCGCCCCCCGTTGGCGCATCAGACGGTCGGTGAAGAATCTCTCGAGCAAGGCGGGGAAGTTGGAGGTCATGGCCGGGGGCCTCCGTAGTGACCTTGCTCGCGCCGCAGGCTAGCCCATTGCAAGAGCTCAGGTACGGCGCTGAGATACCAGTAGGTGTGACTGACATGGGTGTGGCCGAGGTAGGTGGCGAGCTTGGGCAGATTCCGCTCGACGTCGACGCCTGTGCGATACCAGTTCAAGAGTGTCCGCACCGCGAATCGATGTCGAAAGTCGTGGAGGCGCGGCCCCCGGCGATCACAGGGTCCTCGCAGTCCGATCTGGCGCGAGAGCTCAGCAAAGGTGCCACGGACGGTGGTCTTGGCAAGTCGTCTGCCGTGCTCGGAGACCAAGCAGCTGGGGGTCTTCAGCTGTGGGTAAATCTCGTCGCGTAAAGCCTGGTAGTCGGCCAGCGCCTGGTGTGTGGAGGCATGGATCGGCACGAGCCGAGACTTGCCAAACTTGG
This genomic interval from bacterium contains the following:
- a CDS encoding tyrosine-type recombinase/integrase, with the translated sequence QSAWWARRLGMVRLFARYRSAVDPRTEIPPQGLIPASYRRKAPYIYNDRQVEQLLQAAGQLPSATGLRAATYTTLVGLLAVTGMRMGEAIDLDREDVDLDADILLVQRTKFGKSRLVPIHASTHQALADYQALRDEIYPQLKTPSCLVSEHGRRLAKTTVRGTFAELSRQIGLRGPCDRRGPRLHDFRHRFAVRTLLNWYRTGVDVERNLPKLATYLGHTHVSHTYWYLSAVPELLQWASLRREQGHYGGPRP